A window of the Trichoderma asperellum chromosome 6, complete sequence genome harbors these coding sequences:
- a CDS encoding uncharacterized protein (EggNog:ENOG41), which yields MCFTFGNCVNALEAPEFRDPLILAMDASLGALPVLKNFPLIRNLIYAVPPGLVMRVLPDAKRLAPRLYQVRDLIQQQLQIVLQCPSKLDSVSHQTIFHRMLDPQAYRRKSVPNMTSLHDEGFTLIFAGANTVADTLLMGHWHTMRNPELLAQLRQELVTVWPSLDTEPTLKDLEALPLLTATIKESLRFIPSGVSLTRVVPPGGAVISGKHIPGGAAVGMAILHVHQSAEVWGDDVLDFRPERWLEDGKKETSWGSGHKKDLDHWLVPFSRGPRMCFGINLAWAELYIAFATMIRRFDLAIDGTTPEDMEWRECIAAYYPRRHLHAWCHPALS from the coding sequence ATGTGTTTTACCTTTGGTAACTGTGTCAATGCGTTAGAGGCTCCGGAGTTTAGAGATCCTTTGATTCTGGCTATGGATGCTAGCTTGGGAGCTTTACCCGTGCTAAAGAATTTCCCTTTGATCCGTAACCTGATTTACGCTGTACCTCCTGGTCTGGTCATGCGTGTCCTGCCGGATGCCAAGCGACTAGCTCCCCGGTTGTATCAAGTTCGTGACTTGAttcaacagcagctgcagatcGTGTTACAATGCCCATCAAAACTGGACAGCGTGTCGCACCAAACAATCTTCCATCGAATGCTTGACCCCCAAGCATACCGCAGAAAGTCAGTTCCGAATATGACATCCCTGCATGATGAAGGGTTCACCCTCATATTTGCGGGTGCCAATACAGTAGCTGACACACTGCTCATGGGTCACTGGCACACAATGAGAAATCCAGAATTACTCGCGCAGCTAAGACAAGAGCTTGTTACAGTGTGGCCGAGCCTCGATACTGAGCCGACGCTGAAAGATCTTGAAGCCCTGCCGCTGCTTACGGCAACTATCAAGGAATCTTTACGCTTTATTCCATCAGGTGTGTCATTGACGCGTGTCGTGCCTCCTGGTGGCGCGGTAATATCGGGCAAACACATCCCCGGGGGCGCAGCAGTCGGCATGGCAATTCTACACGTGCACCAATCTGCTGAGGTCTGGGGCGACGATGTTCTCGACTTCCGCCCTGAACGGTGGTTAGAGGacggaaagaaagaaacttCGTGGGGCTCCGGCCATAAGAAAGACCTGGATCACTGGCTGGTGCCATTCAGTCGAGGACCGCGCATGTGCTTCGGCATAAACCTTGCCTGGGCCGAGCTATACATCGCTTTTGCAACCATGATCCGGCGCTTCGATCTAGCCATCGACGGTACGACACCGGAAGATATGGAATGGCGTGAGTGTATCGCAGCCTACTATCCAAGAAGGCACCTGCATGCCTGGTGCCACCCAGCTCTGTCATAA
- a CDS encoding uncharacterized protein (TransMembrane:8 (i47-68o103-120i140-161o173-193i231-249o255-273i294-318o330-346i)) — protein sequence MAAKHRYPPSDSAILSSKRHHENGSTNTTKFTDGASNEFEFGGSIGAALLMTGFPLLMWYMWIGATYYDGNLPMPEVNQTWTDFGQHLFLLAYEGAYPTAKAWAIYWVFFIVEALMYCYMPGVSNYGRPLRHEGGKKLPYYCSAYCSFYATLLIAAVLHATRVFRLYTLIDEFGPLMTVAILSGFLNSFIVYFQAIVRGRTHRLTGYPIYDFFMGAELNPRIGILDFKMFYEVRIPWFILFLITCSVAARQFETYGYVSKEVIFLVGAHFLYTNACAKAEQMIITSWDMYFEKLGFLLTFWNMAGVPFTYCHCALYLANHDPSEYHWNPFSLTLLAVVYLFMYWMWDSANGQKNAFRHKEKGQLIKRNTFPQVPWQSIENPKTIETDTGDHIMVDGWFAIIRKPNYVPDMFFSMSWGLITGFE from the exons atggCTGCAAAACACAGATATCCTCCTTCTGATTCCGCTATCTTGTCCAGTAAGAGGCATCACGAGAACGGATCAACTAACACGACCAAGTTTACAGATGGCGCGTCAAACGAATTCGAGTTTGGTGGCTCAATTGGTGCTGCGTTGTTAATGACGGGCTTCCCCCTACTGATGTGGTACATGTGGATAGGTGCAACGTACTATGATGGAAACTTGCCAATGCCTGAGGTCAACCAGACTTGGACTGACTTTGGTCAGCACCTCTTTCTGTTGGCTTACGAGGGGGCCTATCCAACTGCAAAAGCTTGGGCAATCTATTGGGTGTTTTTCATTGTGGAGGCACTTATGTACTGCTATATGCCCGGAGTGTCGAATTACGGCCGTCCATTGAGACACGAAGGTGGCAAAAAGCTTCCTTATTACTGTTCCGCATATTGCAGTTTTTATGCAACATTGCTCATTGCCGCCGTGCTGCACGCCACTCGCGTATTCCGATTGTACACGCTAATTGACGAGTTTGGACCTCTTATGACCGTTGCTATCCTATCTGGATTTCTCAACAGCTTCATCGTCTACTTCCAAGCTATCGTGCGTGGACGAACGCATCGGCTTACAGGCTATCCCATATACGACTTTTTCATGGGTGCTGAGCTGAATCCTCGTATTGGCATTTTGGACTTCAAAATGTTTTATGAAGTGAGAATTCCGTGGTTCATCCTATTCCTCATTACTTGCTCCGTAGCTGCTCGCCAGTTCGAAACTTACGGCTACGTTTCAAAAGAAGTAATCTTTCTAGTTGGGGCGCATTTCCTATACACCAACGCTTGCGCCAAAGCTGAGCAAATGATCATTACGAGCTG GGATATGTATTTCGAGAAGCTGGGCTTCCTGCTCACCTTTTGGAACATGGCCGGTGTTCCCTTTACGTATTGTCATTGTGCTCTTTACTTGGCCAATCATGACCCATCCGAATACCACTGGAATCCTTTCTCTTTAACATTGCTTGCAGTTGTATATCTTTTCATGTACTGGATGTGGGATAGTGCCAATGGCCAAAAGAACGCATTCCGCCACAAGGAAAAAGGTCAACTCATCAAGCGCAACACTTTTCCTCAGGTTCCATGGCAATCCATTGAGAATCCCAAGACTATAGAAACCGATACAGGTGATCATATAATGGTCGACGGATGGTTTGCAATTATCCGAAAGCCAAATTATGTCCCTGATATGTTCTTCTCCATGTCCTGGGGGCTGATTACCGGCTTCGAGTAA